In the Sinomonas cyclohexanicum genome, GCTCCTCAGACATGATTGCCTTCCCCATGGGCCGATTCTGCCAGACCGTGTGCTATCGGTCATGGTGGTCGAGCGGCTGCAGCCCGCGACCGTCCGCCGGGTCCAGTTCATCCACGCCGACCGCTTGCATCTTATATATCAGTTGTTTATTTTTAGTATTCCACCATCACCGAGGGAGTTGCACGTGTTTGCGCAGAAGCCCCAGATTGAGGACATCGACGAGGGAGCCCTCGAGGTCCACGCGCCGAAGACCTACGCCGCCGGCGTGAAGGCGGTGACGGTTGCGCTCGAGCGGGGGCTCGCGCAGGCGGGGGTCGCACGGACAGTGCGTTCGATGCTGCGGGTGAACCAGCGGGACGGGTTCGACTGCCCGGGGTGCGCGTGGCCGGAGTCGATTTCCGGCCGGCGCAAGCCGGCCGAGTTCTGCGAGAACGGGGCGAAGGCGATCGCGGAGGAATCCACGGTGCGCACGGTGGGGCCGGAGTTCTGGGCCGAGCACCCGATCTCGGTCCTCGAGGGGAAGAGCGAGTTCTGGCTGGGCAGCCGGGGCCGGATCACCGAGCCGGTCGTGATCAGGCCCGGGGAGACGCACTACTCGCCGATCTCCTGGCAGGATGCGTTCGCCCTCATCGGTGAGCACATCAAGGCCACGACCCCGGATCGGTGCGTCTTCTACACCTCGGGGCGGACGGCGAACGAGACCGCGTTCATGTACCAGCTCCTCGCCCGGAGCCTGGGTACGAACAACCTTCCGGACTGCTCGAACATGTGCCACGAGTCCTCGGGCTTCGCGCTCAACCCCACGATCGGCGTGGGCAAGGGCACTGTCTCGCTCGAGGACATCCACCACGCCGAGCTCGTGCTCGTGATCGGCCAGAACCCGGGCACGAACCACCCGCGGATGCTCTCGGCGCTGGCGGAGTGCAAGGCCAACGGCGGCAAGGTCGTCGGTGTGAACCCGCTGCCGGAGGCGGGGCTCATGGGCTTCAAGGACCCGCAGACCGTCGCCGGGGTCGTGGGGGACGGCGTCGCGATCGCGGACGAGTTCCTCAAGGTCAGGGTCGGCGGAGACCTCGCGCTCCTCCAGGCCCTCGGGCACCTGCTCCTGGAGGCCGAGGACCGGAACCCGGGCGGCGTCGTCGACCGCGAGTTCGTGGCGGCGCAGACGGTGGGCTTCGAGGAGTACCGGCAGGCCCGCCGCAGCATCGACTGGGAAGCCACCCTCTCCGCGACGGGGCTCACCCGGGCGGAGATCGAGACGGTCGCGGAGCTGATGATCGCCTCCAAGGCCACGATCGTGTGCTGGGCGCTGGGCCTGACGCAGCAGCCCCACTCGGTCAACACGCTGAAGGAGATCGTGAACCTGCTCCTGGTGCAGGGGAACTTCGGCAAGCCCGGGGCAGGGGCGTGTCCAGTCCGCGGGCACTCGAACGTCCAGGGCGACAGGACCATGGGCATCTGGGAGAAGCCCACCGAGGCGTTCATCGCCGCCCTCGAGGCCGAGTTCGGGCTCCCGCTGCCCAGGGAGCACGGGTTCGAGTCGGTCGAGACCCAGCACGCGCTCGAGGCCGGGGAGGTGGACGTGTTCGTCTCGATGGGCGGGAACTTCCTCTCCGCGGCCTCGGACACCGCCAACACGGAGAAGGGGCTCAGGCGCACGGGCCTGACGGTGCACATCTCCACCAAGCCCAACCTCTCCCACGTCGCCCACGGCCGCACTTCGCTGATCCTGCCCACCCTGGGCAGGACCGACGTGGACGACAAGCACGCCGCCGGGCGGCAGTTCGTCACCGTGGAGGACTCGATGTCGGTCGTGCACCGCAGCCAGGGGCGCCTGCGCCCCGTCTCCGAGCACCTCCTGGCCGAGCCCGTGATCGTGGCCCGCATGGCCGTCGCCGCGCTCGGCGAGGACCACCCTGTCGATTGGCGGGCCATGGCCGAAGACTATGACGTCGTCCGCGACCACATCTCGCGCGTCATCCCCGGGTTCGAGGACTTCAACGCCCGCGTGCGCACCAAGGACGGCTTCGTCCTGCCCAGCCCGCCGCGGGACACCCGCACGTTCGCCACGGACGTGGGCCGGGCCCGCTTCACCGTCAGCCCGCTCGAATACCTCGAGGCGCCACCGGGCCACCTCATCCTGCAGACCCTGCGCAGCCACGACCAGTACAACACCACCATCTACGGCCTCGATGACCGTTACCGTGGTATCTCCAACGCCCGCCGCGTGGTCCTGGTCAACCCGGACGACCTCGCCGACCTCGGGTACGCCGACCGCGACCTCGTCGACGTCGTCTCGACCTTCAACGGCGACGAGCGCCGCGCCGAGGGCTTCCGCCTCGTCGCCTATCCGACCGCGCGAGGCTGCGCCGCCGCCTACTACCCCGAGGCCAACGTCCTGGTCCACAAGGACCTCGTCGCCCGCGAGTCCAACACGCCAGGCTACAAGGCCGTCACGGTGCGGTTCGAACGGGGGAGCGCGGGCTGACGCACTGACGCACGACGACGGCCGGTGCCTTCTTGCGGGGAAGGTGCCGGCCGTCGTCGTGCGGCGCCCGCCGTGATGCCGGTGCCCGCCATGGTGCAGGCCCACGGCGATGCGGCCGACGCGTCAGAGTGCCTTGCGGATCGTCGCCTCGAAGCTCGTCACGTGCTCGAGGGCCATGTGGCCGGCGGTCTCGGCGTCACCATCGGCGATCGCGCGCAGGAGGTCGGCGTGCTCCTGGACGTGGCCGGCCACGGAGGGCACCTTGTCCAGGACGAGGCACCAGATCCGCGTGGCGAGGTTGTCGTAGCGGATGAGGGCATCGGTGAGGTGCGGGTTTCCGGCGGCGGCGTAGATGAGCCTGTGCACCGTGATGTCGTAGCGCATGAGCTCGCGCTGGTCGATCGGTTCGGTCAACGCCTCGATGGTGTCCGCGGTCTCACGGAGCCGTTCGCGCATGGCCGGCGATGCGTCGCGCGCGGCCCGGCGTGCCGCGAGCGGCTCGAGCTGCTCGCGGATCTCGGACACGTCGGCGAGCTCGGTGATGTCCACGGCGGTCGCGAATGTTCCGCGCCGCGGGTAGGAGACCACGAGGTGGTCCACCTCGAGCCGTTTGAGCGCCTCGCGGACTGGCGTCCGCCCGACTCCGAGCTCCGCGGCGAGGGCCGTGTCGTTGATCGGGGCACCCGGCTTGATCTCGAGCATGATGAGCCGGTCGCGCAGCGTCAGGTACGCCTGTTCGGCGAGGGAAACGCCCGACGCCGCGCCCTCCACAGCAGCTGTCATCGTCACCTTGCACCTCCTTTCCCAGGGCCGCTTGACTCCCTGTGATGTGAACCATACTATCGATCTCAGAACTAATATATCAGTTGATGATTAGTCAGATATCAATATCGTTCCAGACGCCAGGAGGCACGATGGAGAACCTTCTCGATCTCCCGCTCGCGAGCGCAGATCCCGAGGTCGCCGCCGCTATCGCGGCCGAGCTCGGACGC is a window encoding:
- a CDS encoding FdhF/YdeP family oxidoreductase, translated to MFAQKPQIEDIDEGALEVHAPKTYAAGVKAVTVALERGLAQAGVARTVRSMLRVNQRDGFDCPGCAWPESISGRRKPAEFCENGAKAIAEESTVRTVGPEFWAEHPISVLEGKSEFWLGSRGRITEPVVIRPGETHYSPISWQDAFALIGEHIKATTPDRCVFYTSGRTANETAFMYQLLARSLGTNNLPDCSNMCHESSGFALNPTIGVGKGTVSLEDIHHAELVLVIGQNPGTNHPRMLSALAECKANGGKVVGVNPLPEAGLMGFKDPQTVAGVVGDGVAIADEFLKVRVGGDLALLQALGHLLLEAEDRNPGGVVDREFVAAQTVGFEEYRQARRSIDWEATLSATGLTRAEIETVAELMIASKATIVCWALGLTQQPHSVNTLKEIVNLLLVQGNFGKPGAGACPVRGHSNVQGDRTMGIWEKPTEAFIAALEAEFGLPLPREHGFESVETQHALEAGEVDVFVSMGGNFLSAASDTANTEKGLRRTGLTVHISTKPNLSHVAHGRTSLILPTLGRTDVDDKHAAGRQFVTVEDSMSVVHRSQGRLRPVSEHLLAEPVIVARMAVAALGEDHPVDWRAMAEDYDVVRDHISRVIPGFEDFNARVRTKDGFVLPSPPRDTRTFATDVGRARFTVSPLEYLEAPPGHLILQTLRSHDQYNTTIYGLDDRYRGISNARRVVLVNPDDLADLGYADRDLVDVVSTFNGDERRAEGFRLVAYPTARGCAAAYYPEANVLVHKDLVARESNTPGYKAVTVRFERGSAG
- a CDS encoding GntR family transcriptional regulator, yielding MTAAVEGAASGVSLAEQAYLTLRDRLIMLEIKPGAPINDTALAAELGVGRTPVREALKRLEVDHLVVSYPRRGTFATAVDITELADVSEIREQLEPLAARRAARDASPAMRERLRETADTIEALTEPIDQRELMRYDITVHRLIYAAAGNPHLTDALIRYDNLATRIWCLVLDKVPSVAGHVQEHADLLRAIADGDAETAGHMALEHVTSFEATIRKAL